In Dysidea avara chromosome 3, odDysAvar1.4, whole genome shotgun sequence, a single window of DNA contains:
- the LOC136250881 gene encoding uncharacterized protein isoform X2, with amino-acid sequence MSLVLRPMFQVSVLSVMNFSYQLSLYTSDVNLQVNLLRCIRHSVDGFEQVSSVDCSGIKGVNFQCLLDCVIRYRNKCFWCCDRCSRSQYCHADIQEIITIVGTIFSQVLM; translated from the exons atgtctttggtgttgcgaccgatgttccag gtctcggtattgagtgtcatgaatttcag ttatcaattatcactgtatactagtgatgtgaatttgcaggtcaatctactcagatgtatcaggcatagtgttgatgggttcgaacaagtatccagtgtagactgtagtggcatcaagggtgttaatttccag tgcctgctagattgtgtcatcagatatcgaaacaagtgtttttggtgttgcgaccgatgttccag gtctcagtattgtcatgctgacatacaagaaatcatcactattgttggaactatttttagtcaagtcttgatgtga
- the LOC136250881 gene encoding uncharacterized protein isoform X1 gives MRPCRNKDTGVMNFSACWIVLSDIETDVFGVATDVPGLGIECHEFQVNLLRCIRHSVDGFEQVSSVDCSGIKGVNFQCLLDCVIRYRNKCFWCCDRCSRSQYCHADIQEIITIVGTIFSQVLM, from the exons atgagaccatgcaggaacaaagatacaggtgtcatgaatttcag tgcctgctggattgttttgtcagatatcgaaacagatgtctttggtgttgcgaccgatgttccag gtctcggtattgagtgtcatgaatttcag gtcaatctactcagatgtatcaggcatagtgttgatgggttcgaacaagtatccagtgtagactgtagtggcatcaagggtgttaatttccag tgcctgctagattgtgtcatcagatatcgaaacaagtgtttttggtgttgcgaccgatgttccag gtctcagtattgtcatgctgacatacaagaaatcatcactattgttggaactatttttagtcaagtcttgatgtga